A single genomic interval of Peromyscus leucopus breed LL Stock chromosome 7, UCI_PerLeu_2.1, whole genome shotgun sequence harbors:
- the Rpusd4 gene encoding mitochondrial RNA pseudouridine synthase RPUSD4: MAAPRLGAPGLLVLSGTSRPGRLFIPRSKSFCSSATTSRPLSAQKLAEKLRAQKQEQKTKKIPVPTNPVQRRVQELVRFTQQLQRVHPNVLAKELSRGLLHQDKDLVVINKPYGLPVHGGPGVQLCITDVLPILAKMLRGHKAEPLHLCHRLDKETTGVMVLAWEKDMAHQVQELFRTRQVEKKYWAITVRVPLPSAGVVDIPIVEKEVQGQQQHHKMTLAPGYRMDNGKVVKVRANRSAHVAVTQYQVLSSTPSSALVELQPITGIKHQLRVHLSFGLDCPILGDHKYSDWSRLAPQKLSAGTLKKLGLQQAKARYIPLHLHARQLVLPALGSRTEELLLACRLPRFFASSLHRLGLEMPNQDQSRDKEAKRVDAQ, from the exons ATGGCGGCGCCCAGGTTGGGTGCGCCTGGTCTCCTGGTCCTGAGCGGGACCTCGCGTCCCGGGAGACTGTTCATTCCCAGGTCCAAGTCGTTTTGTTCCAGTGCTACTACCTCTAGGCCCCTGAGTGCTCAGAAGTTGGCAGAGAAGCTCCGAGCCCAGAAACAAGAGCAAAAGACGAAGAAAATACCG GTCCCTACAAACCCTGTTCAGCGGAGGGTGCAGGAACTAGTGCGATTCACACAGCAGCTACAGCGAGTTCACCCCAATGTGCTTGCTAAGGAACTGAGCCGAGGGCTTCTCCACCAGGACAAGGACCTCGTGGTCATTAATAAACCCTATGGTCTCCCTGTCCACG GTGGCCCTGGAGTCCAGCTCTGCATCACTGATGTGCTGCCCATCCTGGCAAAGATGCTTCGTGGCCACAAGGCAGAGCCTTTGCATCTGTGCCACCGCCTGGACAAAGAAACCACGGGTGTAATGGTGCTGGCCTGGGAGAAGGATATGGCACATCAAGTCCAGGAATTGTTTAGAACCCGCCAGGTGGAAAAGAAGTACTG GGCCATCACTGTGCGTGTCCCCTTGCCCTCGGCAGGAGTCGTGGACATCCCCATCGTGGAGAAGGAAGTGCAaggccagcagcagcaccacaAG ATGACGCTGGCCCCGGGTTACCGGATGGACAATGGGAAAGTGGTAAAGGTGCGGGCCAACCGGAGTGCCCATGTTGCTGTCACGCAGTACCAGGTGCTCAGCAGCACTCCCTCTTCCGCCCTCGTGGAGCTGCAGCCTATCACTG GAATAAAACATCAGCTTCGAGTCCACCTGTCTTTTGGGTTGGATTGCCCAATCCTTGGTGATCACAAGTACTCAGACTGGAGTAGGTTGGCCCCTCAG AAGCTTTCTGCTGGCACACTGAAGAAGCTGGGGCTGCAGCAGGCAAAGGCCCGCTACATCCCCCTTCACCTGCATGCTAGGCAGCTCGTCCTGCCTGCGCTGGGCTCCAGAACAGAGGAACTcctcctggcctgcaggctgcCTCGCTTCTTTGCATCTTCTCTGCACCGTCTGGGTTTAGAGATGCCAAATCAGGATCAAAGCAGAGACAAGGAGGCCAAGCGTGTAGACGCACAGTGA